One genomic region from uncultured Cohaesibacter sp. encodes:
- a CDS encoding RibD family protein gives MAIQSIEMTSKAWDGVLALRQGRMDEAKPCGAVFELYGTLAQKTGPFVLAQVGQSLDGRVATPTGDARDISGPDGLAHLHRCRALVDAVIVGENTVTTDNPRLSVRIVKGGDPVRVVIDCHARLSGEEGIFHDGGTPVILFQSVAARPRHLPNTEVISLVPEAGTGLRPEEILKELAVRGYARILVEGGAKTIARFVDAGLVDHLHVAVSPIIIGSGPTGISLPPIEKLTAAHRPDTKVFNLGSDILFDCRFSPQNLSDRQSDEISVPHGAKASRLFNGIKTV, from the coding sequence TTGGCTATTCAATCGATCGAGATGACAAGCAAAGCATGGGACGGCGTTTTGGCCTTGCGACAAGGTCGGATGGACGAAGCCAAGCCATGCGGCGCCGTTTTCGAGCTTTACGGAACCCTTGCTCAAAAGACAGGGCCATTTGTTCTTGCGCAAGTGGGCCAGTCTCTGGATGGGCGGGTCGCAACCCCAACAGGGGATGCGCGGGACATATCCGGACCAGATGGCCTTGCCCATTTGCACCGGTGCCGGGCTCTGGTCGATGCTGTCATCGTGGGTGAGAACACCGTCACGACCGACAATCCGCGCCTCTCTGTGCGCATCGTCAAGGGGGGCGATCCGGTCCGCGTCGTCATTGATTGCCATGCAAGGCTTTCCGGAGAGGAAGGCATTTTTCATGATGGGGGAACACCTGTGATCTTGTTCCAGTCCGTGGCGGCCAGACCCAGACATTTGCCCAACACGGAAGTGATAAGCCTTGTGCCTGAAGCTGGCACAGGGCTTCGGCCCGAGGAGATATTAAAGGAGCTGGCTGTGCGCGGCTATGCGCGTATTCTGGTGGAAGGCGGAGCCAAAACCATTGCCCGCTTTGTCGATGCCGGTCTGGTCGATCACCTTCATGTGGCCGTTTCTCCGATCATCATCGGGTCTGGCCCAACGGGCATAAGTCTTCCGCCGATCGAAAAGCTCACAGCGGCTCATCGACCCGATACGAAGGTCTTCAATCTGGGAAGCGATATCCTGTTTGATTGCCGGTTCTCGCCTCAAAATCTTTCAGATAGGCAGAGCGATGAGATCAGTGTGCCCCACGGAGCAAAGGCTTCCCGCCTTTTCAATGGCATCAAGACGGTATGA
- a CDS encoding class I SAM-dependent methyltransferase, with protein MSGFDKEWLALREPADRAARDRSLMTDLSNHISQKHLSTIIDIGCGTGSTWRALAPHLPSEMDWLLLDYDAELLATAKEQIGSSKSVSFHQFDLSDLDQLPMKESAIVTASAFFDLASPAFCEKMIDMLKRKHCGLYAALNYDGTTHWSHSHPLDSKIVALFNRHQRTDKGFGEALGPEASLYLAQMLRENNYLVKTKPSPWHMSAEQNDLQRAFLKGFPEPIRAMGSLEECEVEDWLSYRLDAIEKAGSLCSVGHTDLIALPI; from the coding sequence ATGAGCGGATTTGACAAGGAATGGCTTGCCCTGCGCGAACCGGCCGACAGGGCCGCCCGCGATCGATCCTTGATGACGGATTTATCGAACCATATCAGCCAGAAGCATCTCTCCACTATCATAGATATCGGCTGCGGAACGGGATCCACTTGGCGCGCTCTTGCGCCCCATTTGCCCAGCGAGATGGATTGGTTGCTTCTGGATTATGATGCAGAGTTGTTGGCTACTGCAAAAGAGCAGATCGGCTCATCAAAATCCGTTTCTTTCCATCAGTTCGACCTCAGTGATCTGGACCAACTGCCAATGAAAGAAAGTGCGATTGTCACGGCATCAGCTTTCTTTGACCTGGCGTCACCAGCCTTCTGCGAGAAAATGATCGACATGTTGAAGCGCAAACACTGTGGTCTGTATGCGGCGCTTAATTATGATGGAACCACACACTGGTCGCATTCTCATCCGCTTGATAGCAAGATCGTCGCGCTGTTCAATCGCCACCAGCGCACTGATAAAGGATTTGGAGAGGCTTTGGGACCAGAAGCAAGCCTGTATCTTGCACAAATGCTGCGCGAGAATAATTATCTGGTGAAGACAAAGCCGAGCCCATGGCACATGTCTGCGGAGCAGAACGACCTGCAAAGAGCATTTCTGAAGGGGTTTCCGGAGCCCATCAGGGCGATGGGCTCGCTAGAGGAGTGCGAAGTGGAAGACTGGCTGTCATACCGTCTTGATGCCATTGAAAAGGCGGGAAGCCTTTGCTCCGTGGGGCACACTGATCTCATCGCTCTGCCTATCTGA
- a CDS encoding glycosyltransferase family 4 protein, whose protein sequence is MNQSIIGTLTFAYPGNLDLKTGGYGYDRRILAELDASDWTVNRLALGEGFPAPSLQTRREAEDKLSALPDDALVIIDGLAFGIMDDWASKEADRLTIVALVHHPLALETGLDADEHDRLLRLEKRALSFCRHVIVTSPNTKRELITHYAVAEDKITIALPGTDPAPSATGNGTLAHIVSIGSLIPRKGHDILIASLKEVEDLPWQATIVGSKRLAPQTAMALEDLIRTSNLGDRIRLVGEIEDTSKILSKADIFTLASRYEGYGMVFAEALSHGLPIVACKAGAIPEVVPAGAGHLVPIDDTEAFASALRALLESPTLRKQMAAAAREVSRGLPGWADSAQIISKRLETLR, encoded by the coding sequence TTGAACCAGTCCATCATCGGCACGCTAACCTTTGCCTATCCCGGCAATCTTGACCTCAAGACCGGCGGCTATGGCTATGATCGCCGGATCCTTGCAGAGCTTGACGCATCCGACTGGACGGTCAACCGTTTGGCGCTGGGGGAAGGCTTTCCCGCGCCCTCACTTCAAACCAGAAGAGAAGCGGAAGACAAGCTTTCGGCCTTGCCCGATGATGCGCTCGTTATCATCGATGGGCTGGCCTTCGGCATCATGGACGACTGGGCGTCAAAAGAGGCCGACCGCCTCACAATCGTTGCGCTGGTCCACCACCCGTTGGCGCTGGAGACAGGGCTGGATGCGGACGAGCATGACAGGTTATTGCGGCTGGAGAAAAGAGCCCTCTCTTTCTGCCGCCATGTCATCGTAACATCCCCCAACACGAAGCGCGAACTGATCACGCACTATGCTGTCGCCGAAGATAAAATCACCATCGCCCTGCCCGGCACAGATCCAGCCCCGTCTGCTACTGGCAACGGCACTCTTGCCCACATCGTCTCGATCGGATCGCTGATACCACGAAAGGGACACGACATCCTCATTGCCTCTCTAAAAGAGGTGGAAGATCTCCCATGGCAGGCAACCATTGTTGGCAGCAAAAGATTGGCGCCGCAAACAGCAATGGCGCTCGAAGACCTGATCCGCACCTCCAACCTCGGTGACAGGATCAGGCTTGTAGGAGAGATAGAGGATACCAGCAAAATCCTGTCAAAAGCCGATATCTTTACCCTTGCCAGCCGGTATGAAGGCTATGGAATGGTCTTTGCGGAAGCCCTTTCGCATGGCCTACCCATTGTTGCGTGCAAGGCAGGCGCCATTCCCGAAGTCGTGCCAGCAGGAGCAGGCCATCTCGTGCCCATTGATGACACGGAAGCCTTTGCATCCGCTCTGCGCGCCTTGCTTGAAAGCCCTACCTTGCGAAAACAAATGGCAGCAGCCGCTAGAGAAGTAAGCAGAGGGCTTCCCGGTTGGGCAGACAGCGCCCAAATCATCTCGAAAAGACTGGAGACCCTTCGATGA
- a CDS encoding 6-carboxytetrahydropterin synthase gives MFAVEVRDHIMIAHSLPRPVFGPAQGIHGATFVVDATFFTRDVDSDGLAVDIGEATTALNDVLNPLNYQNLDEIEVFRHKISTTEVIAKYIFDQLATAVHEERFGPGSRRICKIRVTLHESHVAKGWYEADL, from the coding sequence ATGTTTGCAGTTGAAGTTCGCGATCACATCATGATCGCCCACAGTTTGCCCCGCCCTGTATTCGGGCCCGCACAAGGCATACATGGAGCCACCTTTGTTGTTGATGCGACCTTCTTTACGCGCGATGTCGATAGTGACGGCCTTGCCGTCGACATCGGCGAAGCAACCACAGCTCTCAACGATGTGCTCAATCCTCTCAATTACCAAAATCTGGATGAGATTGAAGTTTTCAGACATAAAATCTCGACGACTGAAGTGATCGCCAAATATATCTTCGACCAGCTCGCCACTGCCGTGCATGAAGAAAGATTTGGCCCCGGCAGCCGCAGAATTTGCAAGATCAGGGTCACCTTGCACGAATCCCATGTGGCCAAAGGCTGGTATGAGGCCGATCTTTGA
- a CDS encoding zinc-binding alcohol dehydrogenase, translated as MSKPIYADNKDATHALALWLSAKQTCEIRKDPLSRPEQDQVLIRTLFSGISRGTEALVFQGKVPCEEAKRMRGPHMAGDFCFPVKYGYCLVGVVEEGAPDLLGKAVFCLHPHQTACIINKDMVTILPDGVSPDRAILAANMETALNIVWDAHIQPGDRVAVFGAGVVGSLVAYLASRIIGTEVELIDSNRERSSIAKALGLSFLHSDAITNDYDILINASASQEALANALDHASFEAVIVEASWYGAAPVTVPLGGAFHSKRLSLISSQVGAVPTDRRSRWSFSRRLSKAMDLLVDARLDALISGETPFASIAEDYPAILANHSTLCHRIRY; from the coding sequence TTGAGCAAGCCGATTTATGCAGACAACAAAGACGCTACTCATGCTCTTGCGCTTTGGCTCTCTGCGAAACAAACCTGCGAAATACGCAAGGACCCTCTGAGCAGGCCTGAACAGGATCAGGTTCTTATCAGAACGCTTTTCAGCGGTATCAGCCGCGGCACAGAAGCGCTTGTTTTTCAAGGTAAGGTGCCGTGCGAAGAAGCCAAACGAATGCGAGGCCCGCACATGGCTGGCGACTTCTGCTTTCCGGTCAAATATGGCTACTGCCTTGTTGGGGTGGTTGAAGAGGGTGCGCCGGACTTGCTCGGTAAAGCTGTCTTTTGCCTGCACCCTCACCAAACGGCATGCATCATCAACAAAGACATGGTGACCATACTGCCCGATGGCGTTTCACCAGACCGGGCCATTCTCGCAGCCAACATGGAAACGGCCCTCAATATCGTCTGGGACGCGCATATTCAGCCCGGAGACAGGGTGGCCGTGTTTGGTGCCGGGGTGGTGGGGTCGTTGGTCGCCTATCTTGCATCGCGCATCATCGGCACCGAAGTGGAGCTCATAGACAGTAACAGGGAGCGCAGCTCCATTGCTAAAGCGCTCGGGCTTTCCTTTCTGCATAGCGATGCGATTACCAACGACTATGACATCCTGATCAATGCCTCCGCCTCACAGGAAGCCCTCGCCAACGCACTGGACCATGCCTCGTTTGAAGCGGTCATCGTGGAAGCAAGCTGGTATGGAGCCGCGCCCGTGACGGTGCCCCTTGGTGGGGCCTTCCATTCAAAAAGGCTGTCACTTATCAGCTCACAGGTCGGTGCGGTGCCAACTGACAGGCGTTCTCGTTGGTCATTTTCGCGCCGCCTCTCCAAAGCAATGGACCTGCTGGTCGACGCCCGACTGGACGCCCTTATTTCAGGCGAAACCCCCTTTGCTTCCATCGCTGAAGATTATCCAGCCATTCTTGCCAATCACTCAACCCTTTGCCACCGCATTCGTTATTAA
- the ribA gene encoding GTP cyclohydrolase II RibA translates to MLKSAHFTFQHTTAQMDVERAVAELRFGRPVILKDNKRQLAVLALDCVTPAIYDLFSQAVDDQHRLFLSAPRAERLGITSKAGIAVPLSGRSFEGAARLSYVLDVDAPQNWNHPDQLMVSGAELARNALLLPAVVCAEIGSDNQHFDACLRLDAEALCRAGDMRQSFEIIARTQVPLKDVGDAEFVVFRGGLAQRDQIAIVVGKPDTNGPVPVRIHSSCITGDLCGSLKCDCGDQLCNGLAHLKEEGGGVLLYLDQEGRGTGIGAKMRAYDYQYLGIDTIDADAELGFEADHRRYEAAVAMLELLAISRVVLFTNNPTKIAALRAGGIRVEERKPVLGEVTAENMNYLRTKMLRADHMLDIEMLASLGAGGKTS, encoded by the coding sequence ATGCTCAAGTCGGCTCATTTTACCTTTCAACATACAACAGCTCAGATGGACGTTGAACGCGCTGTCGCGGAATTGAGGTTCGGTCGTCCGGTTATTTTGAAAGATAACAAACGACAGCTTGCCGTGCTTGCCCTCGACTGCGTGACACCTGCAATCTACGATTTGTTTTCTCAGGCAGTCGATGACCAACATAGGCTTTTTCTCTCCGCCCCCCGTGCAGAGCGCCTGGGTATCACAAGTAAAGCAGGCATTGCCGTTCCTCTATCTGGAAGGAGCTTCGAAGGTGCCGCTCGGCTTTCCTACGTTCTTGATGTTGACGCTCCGCAAAACTGGAACCATCCAGATCAGCTCATGGTGTCAGGCGCAGAGCTGGCCCGCAACGCGCTTCTGCTACCTGCTGTGGTCTGTGCCGAAATCGGATCAGACAACCAGCATTTCGATGCCTGTTTACGGCTCGATGCCGAAGCTCTTTGCCGAGCTGGCGACATGCGCCAATCTTTTGAAATCATTGCGCGAACACAGGTTCCCTTGAAGGACGTGGGAGACGCGGAATTTGTCGTTTTTCGCGGAGGGCTCGCGCAGAGAGACCAGATCGCTATCGTGGTGGGCAAGCCGGACACAAACGGCCCCGTGCCGGTCCGGATACACTCATCTTGCATCACCGGGGATTTGTGTGGGTCTCTCAAATGTGATTGTGGCGACCAGCTTTGCAACGGATTGGCCCATCTGAAAGAGGAGGGCGGAGGGGTTCTCCTCTATCTGGATCAGGAAGGACGTGGTACGGGGATCGGCGCGAAAATGCGAGCTTACGACTATCAGTATTTGGGGATCGATACCATTGATGCCGATGCCGAGCTCGGGTTCGAAGCCGATCATCGTCGTTATGAGGCTGCTGTTGCTATGCTAGAGTTGCTTGCAATCTCCCGTGTTGTGCTTTTCACCAACAACCCGACAAAAATCGCGGCATTGCGCGCCGGAGGTATTCGGGTCGAGGAGAGAAAACCGGTGTTGGGCGAAGTCACCGCCGAGAATATGAATTATCTGCGCACGAAAATGCTGCGAGCCGATCACATGCTTGATATCGAGATGTTGGCCAGCTTGGGGGCTGGGGGGAAAACGTCATGA
- a CDS encoding CDP-alcohol phosphatidyltransferase family protein, producing the protein MKAAIIEAPGAGNHSRDPELFRRLKINALAILAVLFGFALGVYYIAAPHLALAEEAIIPAAFLLLVIFSLVLRGLPNHPHQRFGVANVVTSFRAVIVCLVAATVFCARDLSDASSPLWLLVCLVGFALLLDGVDGYLARTLNLVSELGARFDMEVDALLLLVLSIAVYMLDKAGGWVIAIGMMRYCFVFAQIFFPSLKRDLPASFRRKLVCVIQGGVLCFCLMPVVSPHLSGSLAFMALALLSYSFGVDTLHLLRKDQLERTR; encoded by the coding sequence ATGAAAGCCGCAATCATTGAGGCGCCGGGCGCAGGCAATCATTCGCGTGATCCGGAGCTCTTCAGACGTCTGAAGATCAATGCACTTGCGATATTGGCAGTGCTCTTCGGCTTCGCGCTTGGCGTCTATTATATTGCAGCCCCACATCTTGCTCTTGCTGAGGAAGCGATCATTCCGGCGGCTTTCTTGCTGCTTGTCATCTTTTCTCTCGTACTCAGAGGACTTCCCAACCATCCGCACCAACGGTTTGGGGTCGCCAATGTCGTTACGTCCTTTCGGGCGGTCATTGTATGTCTTGTTGCGGCAACGGTCTTTTGCGCAAGGGATTTGTCCGATGCTTCTTCGCCTCTATGGTTGCTGGTCTGCCTTGTCGGCTTTGCTCTGCTGCTGGATGGTGTCGATGGCTACTTGGCCCGCACGCTGAATCTGGTATCGGAATTGGGGGCTCGTTTCGATATGGAGGTGGATGCTCTCCTCCTTCTCGTCCTCTCAATTGCGGTCTATATGCTCGATAAGGCGGGGGGGTGGGTCATTGCCATTGGCATGATGCGCTATTGCTTTGTGTTCGCTCAGATTTTCTTCCCGTCCCTCAAGAGGGACCTACCGGCCTCGTTTCGCAGGAAGCTGGTCTGTGTCATTCAGGGGGGCGTCTTGTGTTTCTGTCTTATGCCTGTTGTTTCCCCTCATCTTTCCGGCTCTCTGGCTTTCATGGCTTTGGCCCTGTTAAGCTATTCCTTCGGGGTCGACACGCTCCATCTGCTGCGCAAGGACCAGTTGGAGCGGACCCGATGA
- a CDS encoding FkbM family methyltransferase: MNTSFNTAFGIGRSLLVYYGQPWRRRALKRFYNALIEPGDLVFDIGAHVGNRSKSMLSLGAEVVAVEPQPAFAELLDRIFASRLRGLERCALGAAEGQVTLRISSQHPTVSSISSAFVDGVQNNKGFRQVVWDREMSVPMTTLDALIDRYGIPSFCKIDCEGAEAEILRGLSQPIRLVAFEYTPAMPALAQEAIARLGELGRYRFNRVIGESHRFVETDWKDEAAMLEDLALLSPSSPFGDIYARLES, encoded by the coding sequence ATGAACACCAGTTTCAACACCGCCTTCGGCATAGGGCGCTCTTTGCTTGTCTATTACGGGCAGCCGTGGCGCCGAAGGGCCTTGAAGCGTTTTTACAATGCACTCATCGAGCCGGGAGATCTTGTTTTTGATATCGGAGCCCATGTCGGCAACCGAAGCAAAAGCATGTTGTCATTGGGGGCGGAGGTTGTTGCCGTTGAACCGCAACCGGCCTTTGCCGAGTTGCTGGATAGAATATTTGCATCAAGGTTGAGGGGGCTTGAACGGTGTGCTCTGGGGGCCGCCGAAGGGCAGGTGACGCTGAGGATTTCCAGTCAGCATCCAACCGTCAGCAGCATATCGAGCGCCTTCGTTGATGGGGTTCAGAACAATAAAGGATTTCGCCAGGTTGTCTGGGATCGCGAAATGTCCGTGCCAATGACCACGCTTGATGCGCTGATCGATCGATATGGCATACCGTCCTTTTGCAAAATTGATTGCGAGGGCGCTGAAGCCGAGATTCTGAGAGGGCTTTCACAACCGATCAGGCTCGTTGCCTTTGAATATACTCCAGCCATGCCAGCGCTGGCTCAAGAGGCCATCGCGCGGCTTGGGGAACTTGGGCGTTATCGGTTCAATCGTGTGATTGGCGAGAGCCATCGCTTTGTTGAAACGGACTGGAAAGACGAGGCCGCAATGCTTGAGGATCTGGCCTTGCTATCTCCGTCAAGTCCGTTTGGCGATATATATGCCCGCCTTGAAAGCTGA
- a CDS encoding lysylphosphatidylglycerol synthase transmembrane domain-containing protein, with product MDLRKFATFSALASLALLALLVTATEPIRLVDMLKRVPAGHVVAAFVVVQIQILASAYRWRFTAGRLGHEIEAGLAIREYYVSSALNLVLPGGMAGDAIRAYRNRTEGKGGWKRPATAVFLERLSGQIAFFILSAMGLWAWPFLLKDQLPQGISLALWAAVALLLAFLGLALGVKQSHLPARFRNLKPALAKVFWHDGAWIVQAGLNLVIVSGYIATFLIASDAVGAPLPPIAAFTILPLCLLTMLIPAGIGGWGTREAAAAALWPLLGFASTQGLAASLLYGVLSLAGAAIPGALAIVIALAKGRLVRA from the coding sequence ATGGATTTGCGAAAATTTGCCACATTCTCTGCCCTCGCCAGCCTTGCTTTGCTCGCGCTCCTTGTCACGGCGACGGAGCCCATTCGCCTTGTTGACATGCTCAAGCGTGTACCGGCTGGCCATGTGGTTGCGGCCTTTGTGGTGGTTCAGATCCAGATCCTTGCCTCTGCCTATCGATGGCGTTTTACGGCTGGTCGGCTGGGACACGAGATAGAGGCAGGGCTCGCCATTCGCGAATATTATGTGAGCAGCGCGCTCAACCTTGTTCTGCCCGGAGGCATGGCTGGCGACGCGATCAGAGCCTATCGCAACAGAACCGAAGGGAAAGGCGGCTGGAAAAGGCCTGCGACCGCAGTTTTTCTTGAAAGGCTGTCCGGACAGATTGCCTTCTTCATCCTTAGCGCAATGGGGCTTTGGGCTTGGCCGTTTCTGTTGAAGGATCAACTGCCCCAAGGCATCAGCCTCGCTCTTTGGGCGGCAGTTGCATTGCTGCTTGCTTTTCTCGGCTTGGCACTGGGCGTGAAGCAAAGTCACCTTCCTGCAAGGTTTCGCAATCTCAAGCCAGCCCTTGCCAAAGTCTTTTGGCACGATGGAGCATGGATCGTGCAAGCGGGGCTGAACCTCGTCATCGTGAGCGGCTATATCGCAACATTTCTCATCGCGTCGGATGCTGTGGGCGCTCCGCTGCCTCCAATCGCGGCCTTCACCATCCTTCCACTTTGCCTTCTGACGATGTTGATCCCAGCGGGTATTGGCGGATGGGGAACACGGGAAGCCGCAGCGGCTGCCCTCTGGCCGCTTTTGGGCTTCGCCAGCACTCAGGGGCTGGCTGCAAGCCTGCTTTACGGAGTGCTTTCCCTCGCAGGAGCGGCGATTCCGGGCGCGTTGGCCATTGTTATCGCTCTTGCGAAAGGACGTCTCGTCAGAGCATGA
- a CDS encoding sulfatase-like hydrolase/transferase, with product MRLPLEMPLIILVLCLLPRKLAAASAFAIALTLFLLLFLKAADIGVQSAFQRQFNPYLDLKMLKDGWNLLSGTIGKGHGGLILVSLGIIYLALFVVFLKAENRLINAEDGLKRAYVRLSLGLLAAGAGLLFVGPFPFARSDLQALPYLGKRLVLVRQSIFDMQTFEREITSFDGVASKNNLFAEIKGRDVILVFVESYGRSAIEDPLYSPLIGPRLEKVESQLDEAGFASASGWLKSPTVGGVSWLAHGTFLSGLWVDNQARYDRLMISQRKSLNRLFQKAGWQTAAIMPAITMDWPEADYFGYDQVFAAKDLGYKGKPFNWITMPDQYSLAAFDRLVRQPARKEGNPVMAEMALVSSHAPWTPVARLIDWKSVGDGTVFNEQATSDQSPKVVWADRDNIRDHYIRTIDYSIQTLGDYVSRFGDDAIFIILGDHQPAPLITGEKASRAVPVHIISRDQTLVGRFEGEGFSRGMTPAKAAPVLPMDSMRKRLVRLFSQSE from the coding sequence TTGCGTCTGCCGCTTGAGATGCCGCTCATCATCCTTGTTCTTTGCCTTTTGCCAAGAAAACTGGCGGCCGCCAGCGCCTTCGCTATCGCTTTGACATTGTTTCTGCTGCTCTTTCTCAAAGCTGCTGACATCGGTGTTCAGTCTGCCTTTCAAAGGCAATTCAACCCGTATCTGGATCTGAAAATGCTGAAAGATGGGTGGAATCTTCTTTCCGGTACCATCGGCAAGGGCCACGGCGGGCTGATATTGGTGAGCTTGGGTATCATCTATCTGGCTCTTTTTGTGGTGTTCCTAAAGGCTGAAAACCGCCTGATCAACGCTGAAGACGGATTGAAAAGAGCCTATGTGCGCCTGAGTTTGGGTCTTCTTGCGGCAGGAGCAGGTCTTCTTTTTGTTGGGCCATTTCCCTTTGCGCGGTCTGACCTTCAGGCTCTGCCTTATCTGGGTAAAAGGCTGGTATTGGTCAGGCAGTCCATTTTCGACATGCAGACTTTTGAGCGCGAGATCACAAGCTTCGACGGGGTCGCCTCAAAAAACAACCTCTTTGCGGAAATCAAGGGGCGAGATGTCATTCTGGTATTCGTTGAATCCTATGGACGTAGCGCCATTGAAGACCCTCTTTATAGCCCTCTGATCGGTCCAAGGCTCGAAAAGGTGGAAAGTCAGTTGGATGAGGCCGGGTTTGCGTCTGCCAGCGGATGGCTAAAATCTCCAACAGTGGGTGGGGTGAGCTGGCTGGCACATGGCACTTTTCTCTCAGGTCTTTGGGTGGATAATCAGGCACGCTATGACCGGCTCATGATCAGTCAACGCAAGAGCCTCAACCGGCTTTTTCAAAAGGCAGGGTGGCAAACGGCGGCCATCATGCCCGCCATAACAATGGATTGGCCTGAAGCTGACTATTTTGGCTACGATCAGGTGTTCGCCGCCAAGGATCTTGGCTATAAGGGCAAACCGTTCAACTGGATCACGATGCCAGATCAGTATAGCTTGGCAGCCTTTGATCGTCTGGTCCGGCAGCCCGCTCGAAAAGAGGGGAACCCTGTTATGGCAGAGATGGCGCTTGTATCCAGCCATGCCCCCTGGACGCCGGTTGCAAGGTTGATTGACTGGAAGTCTGTCGGCGATGGTACCGTCTTCAATGAGCAAGCCACAAGCGATCAGTCCCCAAAGGTTGTCTGGGCGGATCGGGATAACATCCGGGATCACTATATCCGCACGATAGACTATTCAATCCAGACGCTTGGAGACTATGTTTCCCGCTTTGGTGACGATGCCATATTCATCATTCTGGGCGACCATCAACCGGCTCCACTGATAACCGGCGAAAAGGCCTCTCGCGCCGTGCCGGTCCATATCATCAGTCGGGATCAGACGCTGGTGGGTAGGTTTGAGGGCGAAGGCTTCTCGCGAGGTATGACGCCGGCAAAGGCAGCGCCCGTGTTGCCTATGGACAGCATGCGAAAGCGTCTTGTCCGTCTCTTCAGTCAATCAGAATAG
- a CDS encoding M15 family metallopeptidase, which translates to MIRILSALLIAVAIAITPLTWHYGQKYFQSPQPAPVTPRDDTALRAEIEALRNHVSELQTRIDGLDARLSLGLLGSARDAAPESEGIAPASDSLKDSFAQVVLIADRRNANNGLTVASPSFLSNLLGLPRENLTDDCQQMTNPKLAKLLKTENVGPITVRMLEPALISLRQVFANVQVFEPELYARVKSAGSLCVRRIRGSTTSASAHAYGLALDINIDGVLDSLADGKTQLGLILLADFFKKEGWIWGAGFGREDSMHFEVSREKLQQWRRLGEI; encoded by the coding sequence ATGATCCGTATCCTTTCCGCTTTGCTGATTGCAGTCGCCATCGCCATTACGCCTCTCACTTGGCATTATGGGCAAAAATATTTTCAATCGCCGCAGCCCGCACCGGTCACGCCTCGCGATGATACCGCACTAAGGGCAGAGATTGAGGCCCTGCGCAATCATGTCAGCGAATTGCAAACCCGGATTGATGGGCTTGATGCGCGTCTCTCGCTTGGTCTGCTGGGCAGCGCCAGAGACGCTGCTCCAGAAAGCGAGGGTATTGCGCCAGCATCGGATAGCCTCAAGGATTCTTTCGCTCAAGTCGTGCTGATTGCAGATCGGCGCAACGCCAACAATGGGCTGACTGTTGCTTCGCCATCCTTTCTGTCAAACCTGCTTGGGCTTCCGCGCGAAAACTTGACCGATGATTGCCAACAGATGACCAATCCCAAATTGGCGAAGCTGCTTAAAACAGAGAATGTCGGCCCGATCACGGTGCGCATGCTGGAACCAGCTCTCATTTCACTTCGTCAGGTTTTCGCCAATGTCCAGGTTTTCGAGCCAGAGCTCTACGCGCGCGTCAAGAGCGCCGGATCTCTATGTGTGCGGCGTATTAGAGGATCCACCACTTCGGCTTCCGCGCATGCTTATGGATTGGCTCTGGATATAAATATTGATGGAGTGCTCGACAGTCTGGCGGATGGCAAAACCCAGCTCGGTCTCATTCTACTGGCTGATTTCTTCAAGAAAGAAGGCTGGATTTGGGGGGCTGGCTTCGGCCGCGAGGATTCCATGCATTTTGAAGTCAGCCGTGAAAAGCTGCAACAGTGGCGACGGTTGGGCGAAATCTAG